A genomic region of Oncorhynchus mykiss isolate Arlee chromosome 2, USDA_OmykA_1.1, whole genome shotgun sequence contains the following coding sequences:
- the lmf2a gene encoding lipase maturation factor 2a, whose amino-acid sequence MGYITLPRRLFLWCMALIYMVAFVSLYLQIPGLYGNDGLLPARWQLRYSGKALWEQLLSSPTLLWLAPRLGLDTQTAMELLCLLGAALSLAATVLESLRDSLVFLFLWIVYLSMYQVGQVFLYFQWDSLLLETGFLCVLIAPVTSLRGWRAGREHNPVTFWLVRWLLFRLMFASGIVKLTSRCPTWWGLTALTYHYETQCIPTPLAWFAHQLPVWWHKLSVVATFTIEIAAPFLFLSPLRRLRLGAFYMQVVLQVLIILSGNYNFFNLLTLTMCLSLLDDEHIYFWLRKKYTPNPNQGSSLWWAGFVVEIAVWALIGFGTVTWFDLQINWDKWTVSSRTVFTFHQFNQFLKTVTFPSVWLGVLSLTWELVSSMFRCACVEGFFKRFLGTVQWTVFGAAAVSMFAISLVPFTFIEYDSNASVWPGVRRGYDAVSRYQLVNSYGLFRRMTGVGGRPEVVIEGSMDKVTWTEIEFMYKPGNLSAPPSVITPHQPRLDWQMWFAALGTHTHSPWFTSLIYRLLQGKTDVIELIQSDVSQYPFHQQPPTYLRAHRYKYWFTKTLADGSYPQRWWRRVYIEEFYPTVYLGDTFLESMLSQHGLKDKSLPRRVSEAAVPQVVKWVRSQVRGVSAPLLLWSLLFCSVTLCLLRGLQLEITLKTKPTAAKAEPKPTAPPHHPDAKEANSNDKDGLGQRQEEDREEVDTEEDERRGEDEESEREENDVRDELEEEEDGEEEGSVD is encoded by the exons GCCTGTATGGAAATGATGGCCTGTTACCAGCGCGGTGGCAACTGCGGTACAGTGGTAAGGCTCTCTGGGagcagctcctctcctctcccaccttaCTGTGGCTCGCACCACGTCTGG GTCTTGACACCCAGACTGCCATGGAGCTGCTCTGCCTGctgggggcagcactgagcctgGCTGCTACAGTACTGGAATCACTCAGAGACAGCTTGGTGTTTCTATTTCTCTGGATCGTGTACCTGTCAATGTACCAG GTGGGACAGGTCTTCCTCTACTTCCAGTG GGACTCTCTTCTCCTGGAGACGGGGTTCCTCTGTGTGCTCATCGCCCCGGTGACGTCTTTGCGGGGGTGGCGAGCGGGCAGGGAGCACAACCCTGTGACCTTCTGGTTGGTCCGTTGGCTGCTGTTCAGACTGATGTTCGCCTCCGGAATCGTCAAACTCACCTCCCGCTGCCCTACCTGGTGGGGCCTCAcag CGCTGACATATCACTATGAGACCCAGTGTATCCCTACACCCTTGGCCTGGTTTGCCCACCAGCTGCCCGTCTGGTGGCATAAGCTGTCTGTGGTAGCCACCTTCACCATTGAGATCGCtgctccattcctcttcctcagCCCTCTACGACGACTTCGCCTCGGGGCCTTCTATATGCAG GTGGTACTGCAGGTGCTGATCATCCTGTCTGGAAACTATAACTTCTTCAACCTCCTGACTCTGACGATGTGTCTGTCTCTGCTGGATGACGAGCATATATACTTCTGGCTACGCAAGAAAtacactcctaaccctaaccaag GTTCCTCGTTGTGGTGGGCAGGGTTTGTGGTGGAGATCGCAGTCTGGGCTCTAATTGGCTTCGGAACGGTCACATGGTTTGACCTGCAGATCAACTGGGACAAGTGGACTGTCTCCTccaggacag TGTTTACCTTCCACCAGTTTAACCAGTTCCTGAAGACTGTCACCTTCCCCTCGGTCTGGCTGGGAGTACTGTCTCTCACCTGGGAACTAGTCTCTTCCAtgttcag gtgtgcgtgtgtggaAGGGTTCTTCAAGAGGTTTTTGGGTACAGTCCAGTGGACAGTGTTTGGTGCTGCTGCTGTCTCTATGTTTGCCATTAGTCTG GTCCCATTCACCTTCATAGAGTATGACAGTAACGCCAGTGTGTGGCCGGGGGTGCGTCGGGGTTATGATGCGGTCAGTCGTTACCAGCTGGTCAACTCCTACGGCCTGTTCAGACGCATGACTGGGGTGGGGGGCCGGCCCGAGGTGGTCATTGAGGGATCCATGGATAAAGTCACCTGGACG gAGATAGAATTTATGTATAAGCCAGGGAACCTCAGTGCCCCTCCCTCGGTCATCACCCCTCATCAACCACGGCTGGACTGGCAGATGTGGTTTGCAGCCCTGGGAACACATACGCACTCTCCCTGGTTCACCAGCCTAATATACAGACTGCTGCAGGGCAAGACGGACG tgattgAGCTCATCCAGTCAGATGTGTCTCAGTACCCGTTCCACCAGCAGCCTCCCACATACCTCAGAGCTCACCGCTACAAATACTGGTTCACTAAAACACTAGCTGATGG GTCGTATCCTCAGCGCTGGTGGAGGAGGGTGTACATAGAGGAGTTCTATCCCACAGTGTATCTGGGCGACACCTTCCTGGAGAGCATGCTTAGCCAGCATGGACTCaag GATAAGTCCCTCCCTCGGCGTGTGTCTGAGGCAGCTGTGCCCCAGGTGGTGAAGTGGGTGCGCTCTCAGGTGAGGGGTGTATCTGCACCCCTGCTGCTCTGGAGCCTCCTCTTCTGCAGTGTCACCCTCTGTCTGCTCCGGGGATTGCAGCTGGAAATTACACTCAAGACCAAACCTACTGCAGCCAAGGCTGAACCAAAACCCACAGCTCCACCCCACCACCCTGATGCTAAGGAGGCCAATTCCAACGACAAAGATGGTCTAGGACAAAGACAGGAGGAGGATCGGGAGGAGGTTGATACAGAAGAGGATGAGCGAAGGGGGGAAGAcgaggagagtgaaagagaagagaACGATGTAAGAGATGAActggaagaagaagaggacggagaagaagaggggagtgTTGACTGA
- the miox gene encoding inositol oxygenase, which yields MRVVNIGPDPSLAYRPILDLEQKDKDKTEYRNFESGSLIDRVYNTYKLMHTNQTLDFVKQKHSEWSGCGHAQMEVMEAVISLDQLVDESDPDVDFPNSYHAFQTAEGIRREHPHKDWFQLVGLIHDIGKIMALSGEPQWAVVGDTFPVGCRFQNGIVFRGSTFVDNPDDKNPAYNSECGIYKPNCGLDNVLMSWGHDEYLYRVMKFNKCTIPEEGLYMIRFHSFYPWHSHGDYMHLCDDKDMRMIPWVREFNKFDLYTKTTELPDIEKLKPYYQSLIDKYCPGVLKW from the exons ATGAGGGTCGTCAATATT GGTCCAGACCCATCTCTGGCATACCGTCCTATCTTAGACCTGGAGCAGAAAGACAAGGACAAGACAGAATACAGGAATTTTGAG AGCGGGAGTCTGATTGATCGTGTGTATAACACATACAAGCTGATGCACACCAACCAGACCCTGGACTTTGTCAAGCAGAAG caCTCTGAGTGGTCAGGTTGTGGGCATGCCCAGATGGAGGTGATGGAAGCCGTCATATCGCTGGACCAGCTTGTTGATGAGTCCGACCCCGATGTCGACTTCCCCAACTCATACCACGCCTTTCAGACCGCTGAGGGCATCCGCAGGGAACACCCCCACAAag ACTGGTTCCAGTTGGTGGGGCTGATCCATGACATTGGGAAGATCATGGCTCTGTCAGGGGAACCCCAG TGGGCTGTAGTGGGGGACACATTCCCAGTGGGGTGCAGGTTCCAGAATGGCATTGTGTTTCGAGGCAGTACCTTTGTGGACAACCCCGATGACAAAAACCCTGCTTACAA TTCTGAGTGTGGGATCTATAAGCCAAACTGTGGGCTGGACAATGTGCTCATGTCCTGGGGCCATGATG AGTATCTCTACAGGGTCATGAAGTTCAACAAGTGCACCATCCCAGAAGAG GGTCTGTATATGATCCGATTCCATTCCTTCTACCCCTGGCACTCCCATGGAGACTACATGCACCTCTGTGATGACAAGGACATGCGCATGATTCCCTGGGTTCGCGAGTTCAA TAAGTTTGACCTCTACACCAAGACCACTGAGCTGCCTGACATAGAGAAGTTGAAGCCATACTACCAGTCTCTCATCGACAAGTACTGTCCTGGGGTACTGAAGTggtga